A region from the Acyrthosiphon pisum isolate AL4f chromosome A1, pea_aphid_22Mar2018_4r6ur, whole genome shotgun sequence genome encodes:
- the LOC100159759 gene encoding uncharacterized protein LOC100159759 isoform X2: MKILLYLALWGIVSVFGAKFEAFYPREAYGVSNGASRSPHGHGSFYKYRNPALVDAKNSPAYGYRFDGKRRFNFDK; encoded by the exons ATGAAG ATTCTTTTATATCTAGCTTTATGGGGCATAGTATCTGTATTTGGTGCAAAATTTGAAGCTTTTTATCCAAGAGAAGCCTATGGTGTGAGCAATGGAGCATCCAGATCACCTCACGGTCACGGATCATTCTACAAGTACCGAAACCCAGCTCTTGTAGATGCTAAAAATTCTCCCGCCTATGGATACAGATTTGACGGGAAAAGGCGtttcaattttgataaataa
- the LOC103309419 gene encoding ras-related and estrogen-regulated growth inhibitor, with the protein MSANPIRGIRRKKSSLTEVKIAVLGAPGVGKSALTVRFLTKRYIGEYDHQAETRYKHEVMVDSEPILFEILDTCPKNDEELPLNDVYNWADALVLVFAITDRRSFNYVRRVKQTMLDTFEMPVALVANKADMVHLRQVSTEEGEILAKDFECCFTEVAAAEQVGQIAEVFLEVCREVLSVRRKNKQSLLDRMLGGKTAVVKAYARGKSDSALPKE; encoded by the exons ATGTCGGCGAATCCCATCCGAGGAATCCGGCGAAAAAAATCGTCGCTCACCGAAGTGAAGATAGCGGTTTTGGGGGCTCCCGGCGTCGGCAAAAGCG CATTGACCGTGCGGTTTTTAACAAAGAGATATATTGGCGAATATGACCACCAAGCTG AAACGAGGTACAAGCATGAAGTGATGGTGGACAGCGAACCGATTCTTTTTGAGATACTAGACACCTGTCCAAAA aacgaCGAAGAGTTACCTTTGAATGACGTTTACAACTGGGCGGACGCGCTTGTGCTGGTGTTTGCTATAACAGATAGACGTTCGTTTAATTACGTGCGCCGCGTAAAACAAACCATGTTGGACACTTTCGAAATGCCCGTGGCGCTGGTGGCCAACAAGGCAGATATGGTTCATCTGAGACAAGTCAGCACGGAAGAAg GTGAAATATTGGCGAAAGATTTCGAATGTTGTTTCACTGAAGTGGCGGCCGCCGAACAAGTGGGACAGATCGCCGAGGTGTTCCTTGAAGTTTGCAGAGAGGTGTTGAGTGTCCGGCGGAAGAACAAACAATCTTTGCTAGACCGGATGTTGGGCGGAAAGACGGCTGTTGTAAAGGCGTACGCCCGTGGTAAAAGCGACAGCGCTTTGCCAAAAGAATAA
- the LOC100159759 gene encoding uncharacterized protein LOC100159759 isoform X1 produces MKLQILLYLALWGIVSVFGAKFEAFYPREAYGVSNGASRSPHGHGSFYKYRNPALVDAKNSPAYGYRFDGKRRFNFDK; encoded by the exons ATGAAG TTACAGATTCTTTTATATCTAGCTTTATGGGGCATAGTATCTGTATTTGGTGCAAAATTTGAAGCTTTTTATCCAAGAGAAGCCTATGGTGTGAGCAATGGAGCATCCAGATCACCTCACGGTCACGGATCATTCTACAAGTACCGAAACCCAGCTCTTGTAGATGCTAAAAATTCTCCCGCCTATGGATACAGATTTGACGGGAAAAGGCGtttcaattttgataaataa
- the LOC100161802 gene encoding palmitoyltransferase ZDHHC3, whose protein sequence is MDDNDQVIFYPNQGVDPHNRCCGGSMWCIQDICGIICAIFTWLLILYAEFVVTFVTLLPCPYPIFQCVNMVIFQIFAFLAMASHLRTMFTDPGAVPKGNATKEMIHHLGLREGQVIYKCQKCCCIKPSRAHHCSVCQRCIRKMDHHCPWVNNCVGEKNQKFFVLFTLYIAAMSMHALYLCVSQFVWCLHSEWKQCSWYTPPATVVFLIFLGFEALLFAIFTMVMFATQLQAICSDETGIEQLKKEEARWMKKSKWKSLQAVFGRVSITWLSPFSRPAPKIKVDNYLQV, encoded by the exons ATGGATGATAATGATCAAGTGATTTTTTACCCAAACCAAGGAGTAGACCCGCACAACCGATGCTGTGGTGGTTCCATGTGGTGTATTcag GACATATGTGGTATTATTTGTGCGATATTTACGTGGCTGTTGATACTGTATGCTGAGTTTGTAGTGACTTTCGTCACACTATTACCATGTCCGTATCCCATTTTTCAGTGTGTCAACATGGTGATATTTCAAATCTTTGCCTTCCTTGCGATGGCTTCTCATCTGCGCACAATGTTCACAGATCCG GGTGCAGTGCCAAAAGGAAACGCTACAAAAGAAATGATACATCATTTAGGTTTACGTGAGGGTCAAGTGATATATAAGTGTCAAAAATGCTGTTGTATTAAACCTTCAAGAGCCCATCACTGTTCTGTTTGCCAAAG atGTATTAGAAAAATGGACCATCATTGTCCATGGGTCAACAATTGTGTTGGAGAGAAAAACCAaaagttttttgtattatttacg CTTTATATTGCTGCTATGTCAATGCACGCATTATACTTATGTGTCAGCCAATTTGTTTGGTGTCTACATTCCGAATGGAAGCAGTGTTCTTGGTATACACCTCCTGCAACAGtagtttttttgatatttttaggttttGAAGCATTGCTTTTTGCAATATTCACCATGGTAATGTTTGCCACTCAGCTACAAGCTATATGCTCCGATGAAACG GgtattgaacaattaaaaaaagaagaagCTCGGTGGATGAAAAAATCTAAATGGAAGAGTTTACAAGCTGTATTTGGCAGGGTTTCTATAACTTGGCTGTCACCTTTTTCACGGCCAGCTCCTAAGATCAAAGTAGATAATTATCTACAGGTCTAG
- the Nubp1 gene encoding nucleotide binding protein 1 encodes MDPNIPNHCPGTDSSSAGQVSACQGCPNQNICASGVTQLPDPALEVLKHRLSSVKYKILVLSGKGGVGKSTFTSLLARVLANENEQKNIGVLDVDICGPSLPLVFGVQDENIHQSGSGWSPVFVEENLSIMSVGFLLESKDDAVIWRGPKKNAMIKQFLTEVDWGDTLDYLIVDTPPGTSDEHLSLVQFLKSTDNFSAVVVTTPQEVSLLDVRKELDFARKVGLPVLGVVENMSAFVCPKCKVTSEIFPKNTGGAAQMSYEMGVPFLGSVPLDPSLGQCCDEGVNFIQKYARSPTVVAIKNIVENLTRNLQSM; translated from the exons atggatCCTAACATTCCTAATC aTTGTCCAGGCACAGATAGCTCATCTGCCGGTCAAGTATCTGCATGTCAAGGATGtccaaaccaaaatatttgtgCATCTGGTGTAACTCAACTTCCTGACCCAg CTTTAGAAGTGTTAAAACATCGACTGTCTTcagtaaagtataaaatactagTACTGTCTGGTAAAGGTGGAGTAGGTAAAAGTACATTCACATCGTTATTAGCTAGAGTATTGGCCAATGAAAATGAAcagaaaaat attggagTCTTAGATGTTGATATTTGTGGACCATCACTTCCTCTTGTATTTGGTGTTCAAGatgaaaat ATACATCAAAGTGGATCAGGATGGTCTCCTGTG tttgttgaAGAGAATTTATCAATCATGTCTGTTGGATTTTTGCTAGAAAGTAAGGATGACGCTGTAATTTGGAGGGGTCCCAAGAAAAATG ctATGATCAAACAATTTTTGACTGAAGTTGATTGGGGTGACACATTGGATTATTTGATTGTTGATACTCCACCAGGAACTTCTGATGAACACCTTTCATTAGTTCAATTCCTTAAATCAACCGATAATTTTTCAGCAGTCGTCGTAACTACTCCTCAAGAAGTATCTTTGTTAGATGTCCGTAAAGAATTGGATTTTGCCAGAAAAGTTGGATTACCTGTATTGGGTGTGGTTGAAAATATGTCGGCTTTTGTTTGTCCTAAATGTAAAGTGACATctgaaatatttccaaaaaacaCTGGAGGTGCTGCTCAGATGTCATATGAAATGGGCGTTCCATTCCTTGGATCAGTCCCGTTAGATCCTTCTTTGGGACAATGTTGCGATGAAGGTGTCaactttattcaaaaatatgctaGATCACCAACAGTTGtggctattaaaaatattgttgaaa atttAACCAGGAATTTACAATCAATGTGA